The following proteins are encoded in a genomic region of Arcobacter cloacae:
- a CDS encoding AbrB/MazE/SpoVT family DNA-binding domain-containing protein produces MTMLTKIGNSQGIRIPKALIKEAHLENVEIDLEVVENGLLLKPIKKNTRENWEENIKQVLEKNKNKKDEAILEDFLNDSDLEDYEW; encoded by the coding sequence ATGACGATGCTTACAAAAATAGGAAATTCACAAGGTATTAGAATACCAAAAGCACTTATAAAAGAGGCTCATCTTGAAAATGTAGAGATTGATTTAGAGGTAGTTGAAAATGGCTTACTTTTAAAACCAATTAAAAAAAATACAAGAGAAAATTGGGAAGAAAATATAAAACAAGTTTTAGAAAAAAACAAAAATAAAAAAGATGAAGCTATACTTGAAGATTTTTTAAATGATAGTGATTTGGAAGATTACGAATGGTAG
- a CDS encoding coproporphyrinogen III oxidase, translated as MNMIMSKSIDSINAYDLVKNLQKRFVDKLDDLSLKLGENKKFEEVIWLRENGTCGGGNRFEAKDEVLFNRASVNVSQVHYDLDENKTLQSATAISTIIHPNNPNVPSIHIHISLTTFKNEDFYWRIMADLNPSLENEEDKKIFDNALKSISKNDFEEGIKQGEKYFFIPALNRHRGVSHFYLENYKTDDKKRDFIFAQSFGEKIIDTYIEIITNAFLNKKSFSVQDIKKQLDYHTLYLFQVLTLDRGTTSGLLVHNQNDVGIMGSLPKYVNKSLLKSWIDKLPSPQNILLEEIINVIDEKGLIDTPTKEKLASIVRSHYKKYPDSLKYQASGNSIPNTVNNHIK; from the coding sequence ATGAATATGATTATGTCAAAATCAATAGATTCTATAAACGCTTATGATTTAGTAAAAAATCTTCAAAAAAGATTTGTTGATAAACTTGATGATTTAAGTTTAAAACTAGGAGAAAATAAAAAATTTGAAGAAGTTATTTGGCTAAGAGAAAATGGAACGTGTGGTGGTGGAAATAGATTTGAAGCAAAGGATGAAGTTTTATTTAATCGTGCAAGTGTGAATGTTTCACAAGTTCATTATGATTTAGATGAAAACAAAACTTTACAAAGTGCAACAGCAATTTCAACTATTATTCATCCAAATAATCCAAATGTTCCTTCTATACATATCCATATAAGCTTAACAACTTTTAAAAATGAGGATTTCTATTGGCGTATAATGGCTGATTTAAATCCTAGTTTAGAAAATGAAGAAGATAAGAAGATATTTGATAATGCTTTAAAAAGCATATCTAAAAATGATTTTGAAGAGGGTATAAAACAAGGTGAAAAATACTTTTTTATTCCAGCTTTAAATAGACACAGAGGAGTTAGTCACTTCTATTTAGAAAATTATAAAACAGATGATAAAAAAAGAGATTTTATATTTGCACAAAGTTTTGGTGAAAAAATCATTGATACTTATATAGAAATAATAACTAATGCTTTTTTAAACAAAAAAAGTTTTAGTGTTCAAGATATAAAAAAACAGTTAGATTATCATACTTTATATCTTTTCCAAGTTTTAACTTTAGATAGGGGAACAACGTCAGGACTTTTAGTACATAATCAAAATGATGTTGGAATAATGGGTTCTTTACCAAAATATGTAAATAAAAGTTTATTAAAATCTTGGATTGATAAACTTCCTTCCCCTCAAAATATTCTTCTTGAAGAGATAATTAATGTAATAGATGAAAAGGGACTAATTGATACACCTACAAAAGAAAAATTAGCTTCAATAGTAAGAAGTCACTATAAAAAATACCCTGATTCGCTAAAATATCAAGCAAGTGGTAATAGTATTCCAAATACTGTAAATAATCATATTAAATAA
- a CDS encoding type II toxin-antitoxin system PemK/MazF family toxin, with product MVEELINRFDIYLVKLNPTMGSEIQKTRPCIIISPNEMNVLNTVIVAPMTSKGFDFVFRPKISFESKNGLVLLDQIRTVDKSRFVKKLGTVDIEKSKEISSMLVEIFKY from the coding sequence ATGGTAGAAGAATTAATAAACAGATTTGATATATATTTAGTAAAGCTAAATCCAACTATGGGAAGTGAAATTCAAAAAACTAGACCTTGCATCATCATCTCTCCAAATGAAATGAATGTATTAAATACAGTTATCGTAGCTCCCATGACAAGTAAAGGTTTTGATTTTGTGTTTAGACCAAAAATAAGTTTTGAAAGTAAAAATGGTTTAGTTTTGCTTGACCAAATTAGAACTGTTGATAAATCAAGATTTGTAAAAAAACTAGGAACAGTTGATATTGAAAAATCAAAAGAGATTTCTTCTATGTTAGTCGAGATTTTTAAATATTAG
- a CDS encoding protein tyrosine phosphatase family protein, which yields MENILNYIKINELISTSGQPKIEQFEQIKNEDFEVVINLALCSSSNAISNEDEIVTSLGMIYLHIPVDFINPKISDLKLFLNAMQAFGGNKVWVHCAKNYRVSAFMYVFHKYILKTPFEQIDLSIFNKWQPEQNWQELMKISLDELYTY from the coding sequence ATGGAAAATATTCTAAATTACATCAAAATAAATGAGCTTATTTCAACTTCAGGGCAACCAAAAATTGAGCAGTTTGAACAAATCAAAAATGAGGATTTTGAAGTAGTAATAAATCTTGCTTTATGTAGCTCTTCTAATGCTATTTCAAATGAAGATGAAATAGTTACAAGTTTAGGAATGATATATTTACATATTCCAGTTGATTTTATAAATCCAAAAATAAGTGATTTAAAGCTTTTTTTAAATGCAATGCAAGCCTTTGGAGGAAATAAAGTTTGGGTTCATTGTGCAAAAAATTATAGGGTTAGTGCTTTTATGTATGTTTTTCACAAATATATATTAAAAACACCCTTTGAACAAATTGATTTATCTATTTTTAACAAGTGGCAACCAGAACAAAACTGGCAAGAACTCATGAAAATAAGTTTGGATGAATTATATACATATTAA
- a CDS encoding DUF748 domain-containing protein → MGKLEKSFYWFCLFLAIYITVGFKLVPIILKEQLIKNLDENLTTKTSIDKVEFNPFTISVKISNFKLLDENNNSDISFKELNIDFALLRSIEKRHISFQNLFLDELFLNIKEEKDGSYNLTNLLKPSKEENKKEDSSSFDIKFLISKIDLKNADINFESLINEKPYNLNLKDINYVIYDLGTYKNSLSSNNLSFRINEDTNVSIGGAFNLEPFKMYGKIDISNLKIKEFLDFKETLFNFELNNEANINLVLNYNIDTTKEFDLKLKSEKLEINNIDLKQKNISIASLKKLDIKKFDFDLITQNIKLDGINIDGLNTNVISDKNGINFSNLIKNSSSQKEVINDEKTTNKEESKPWIINLANIKANTNFKFEDKINNNQISSDTIFLNLKNIDIIDSKIALNDLSVNNSNLSFNDNKNKLFIKSKNIKITLDNLNIENSIIDINNINLSKDSLNLDEKKANLNINSKNISLALNNLKIDKDKISLKSTSLKTPNLDFEDKKSKIKVKNTNINLALNDFLFDNQRVTINEIKLSKPNIDFVDLINKIDVKTKNIQLDIKNLSNKGSDLAVDSIRLLNPQLNFINLENKTKIEAKNLDLRIKKLSNQKNRFKIEKTDLNNPHISIILPKNENQIAKEEVISQTNLATKKETNNSSNQTKLDIGPININNGTFDFEDKNLPIAFKTTVTKLEGKVSEVKNTKSSKTNLELKGVVDKYGVAKITGIVNPNNIKFLTDINMKFENIAMQNFTPYTGKFIGRELKSGKLDLDLKYNIDQSNLDAKNNIVITKLELGEKVESPDAISLPLGIAIALLEDKNGVIDINLPVSGNVDEPQFSIGSIVWKAFVNLITKAVTAPFSLLGALFNFSEDEIKSVKFNLLEDEITPIQKETLDKIALILTQKKDIAIKVNSSYNQEKESFELKKKRYFEKESENKKLKKEELEALVSKIKIDNKELEAIGKNRALNIKEYLVKEKAVDEKQIILKDEIKTSNSSIDLEIEPLK, encoded by the coding sequence ATGGGGAAATTAGAAAAATCATTTTACTGGTTCTGTTTATTTCTAGCTATTTATATAACTGTTGGATTTAAGCTTGTACCTATAATTTTAAAAGAGCAATTAATAAAAAATTTAGATGAAAACTTAACCACGAAAACATCAATAGATAAAGTAGAATTTAACCCATTTACAATCAGTGTAAAAATTTCAAATTTTAAACTTCTAGATGAAAATAATAATTCAGATATATCTTTTAAAGAGTTAAATATCGATTTTGCATTGTTGCGTTCTATTGAAAAAAGACATATTAGTTTTCAAAATCTTTTTTTGGATGAACTTTTTTTAAATATAAAAGAGGAAAAAGATGGTTCTTATAATCTTACAAATTTATTAAAACCATCAAAAGAAGAGAATAAAAAAGAGGATTCAAGTTCATTTGATATTAAGTTTTTAATTTCAAAAATAGATTTAAAAAATGCAGATATAAATTTCGAAAGCCTAATAAATGAAAAACCTTATAATCTAAACCTAAAAGATATAAATTATGTTATTTATGATTTAGGAACATACAAAAACTCTTTGTCTTCAAACAATCTTTCTTTTAGAATAAATGAAGATACAAATGTTTCAATTGGTGGAGCATTTAATCTTGAACCATTTAAAATGTATGGGAAAATAGATATTTCAAACCTAAAAATCAAAGAGTTTTTAGATTTTAAAGAAACTCTTTTTAATTTTGAATTAAATAATGAAGCAAATATAAATCTTGTTTTAAATTACAATATTGACACAACAAAAGAGTTTGATTTAAAACTAAAAAGTGAAAAATTAGAGATTAATAATATTGATTTAAAACAAAAAAATATCTCTATTGCTTCTTTAAAAAAGCTTGATATTAAAAAATTTGATTTTGATTTAATTACTCAAAATATTAAACTTGATGGAATAAATATTGATGGTTTAAATACAAATGTAATTTCAGATAAAAATGGAATAAATTTTTCTAATCTTATCAAAAATTCATCTTCACAAAAAGAAGTTATAAATGATGAAAAAACTACTAATAAAGAAGAGTCAAAGCCCTGGATAATCAATCTTGCAAATATAAAAGCAAACACTAATTTTAAATTTGAAGATAAAATCAACAATAATCAAATATCTAGTGATACAATCTTTCTAAATCTAAAAAATATAGATATTATAGATTCAAAAATTGCTTTAAATGATTTATCAGTAAACAACTCAAATTTAAGTTTTAATGACAATAAAAACAAACTCTTTATTAAATCAAAAAATATAAAAATTACTTTAGATAATCTAAATATTGAAAATTCAATTATTGATATAAATAATATAAATCTTTCAAAAGATAGTTTAAATTTAGATGAGAAAAAAGCAAATTTAAATATAAACTCAAAAAATATATCTTTAGCTTTAAATAATCTAAAAATTGATAAAGATAAAATATCTTTAAAATCTACTTCTTTAAAAACTCCCAATTTAGATTTTGAAGATAAAAAATCTAAAATAAAAGTTAAAAATACAAATATAAATTTAGCTTTAAATGATTTTTTATTTGATAATCAAAGAGTAACTATAAACGAAATCAAACTTTCAAAACCAAATATAGACTTTGTAGATTTAATAAATAAAATAGATGTAAAAACAAAAAATATACAACTAGATATAAAAAATCTTTCAAATAAAGGAAGTGATTTAGCTGTTGATTCCATAAGATTACTAAATCCACAACTTAATTTTATAAATTTAGAAAATAAGACAAAAATTGAAGCTAAAAATTTAGACTTAAGAATAAAAAAATTATCAAATCAAAAAAATAGATTTAAAATAGAAAAAACAGATTTAAACAATCCTCATATTTCTATAATTTTGCCTAAAAATGAAAATCAAATAGCAAAAGAAGAAGTTATCTCACAAACTAACTTAGCAACAAAAAAAGAGACTAATAACTCTTCGAATCAAACAAAATTAGATATTGGACCAATTAATATAAATAATGGAACATTTGATTTTGAAGATAAAAACCTTCCTATTGCTTTTAAAACTACTGTTACAAAACTTGAAGGAAAAGTTTCTGAAGTAAAAAATACAAAATCAAGCAAAACAAATCTTGAACTAAAAGGGGTAGTTGATAAATATGGAGTTGCAAAAATAACAGGTATTGTAAATCCAAATAACATAAAGTTTTTAACTGATATAAATATGAAATTTGAAAATATTGCAATGCAAAATTTCACACCTTATACAGGAAAATTTATAGGCAGAGAGTTAAAAAGTGGGAAATTAGATTTAGATTTAAAATATAACATAGACCAATCAAATTTAGATGCTAAAAATAATATCGTAATTACAAAATTAGAATTAGGAGAAAAAGTAGAGAGTCCTGATGCTATATCTTTACCTTTGGGAATTGCTATTGCTTTACTTGAAGATAAAAATGGAGTTATAGATATAAATTTACCAGTTTCAGGAAATGTGGATGAACCACAATTTTCAATTGGCTCAATCGTTTGGAAAGCTTTTGTAAATCTTATAACTAAGGCTGTAACAGCACCTTTTTCTCTACTTGGAGCTTTATTTAATTTTAGTGAAGATGAAATAAAAAGTGTAAAATTCAATCTATTAGAAGATGAAATCACACCTATTCAAAAAGAGACTTTAGACAAAATAGCTTTGATTCTAACACAAAAAAAAGATATTGCTATAAAAGTAAACTCTTCATATAATCAAGAAAAAGAGAGTTTTGAATTGAAGAAAAAAAGATATTTTGAAAAAGAAAGTGAAAATAAAAAACTAAAAAAAGAGGAATTAGAAGCCTTAGTTTCAAAAATAAAAATTGATAATAAAGAGCTTGAAGCAATTGGTAAAAATAGAGCTTTGAATATAAAAGAGTATTTAGTAAAAGAGAAAGCTGTAGATGAAAAACAGATTATTTTAAAAGATGAAATAAAAACATCAAACTCATCTATAGATTTAGAAATAGAGCCTTTGAAATAA
- the dapE gene encoding succinyl-diaminopimelate desuccinylase translates to MTVIELFQKLLRFQSITPNDDGAFDFIEEYLGSDWTCIKVDMEGVKNRFYYKKFNENPQHLCFAGHIDVVPTGKNWEVDPFVADVVDGVITARGAQDMKSGDAAFLYACKHATNFDGTLSILLTSDEEGEGTYGTIKMLEHLKQINFIPNYAVVAEPTCEEVFGDAIKVGRRGSINGYITIKGKQGHAAYPEKCINPVHNFAEILPKIAGINLDNGDEYFAPSKLVITDIRGGMEVTNVTPNELKIMFNVRNSTNTTKESVESFINENLKGLEYDFRTTQGSFPFVTNKESKVVKAMETSIKEVLGVTTKHSTHGGTSDARYFGSFGIEAIEFGVINDTIHSVGERTTVKEVEGLTAVFEDLIKKF, encoded by the coding sequence ATGACTGTTATAGAATTATTTCAAAAATTATTAAGATTTCAATCAATCACTCCAAATGATGATGGAGCATTTGATTTTATAGAAGAGTATTTAGGAAGTGACTGGACTTGTATCAAAGTAGATATGGAAGGGGTAAAAAATAGATTTTATTATAAAAAATTCAACGAAAATCCTCAACACCTTTGTTTTGCAGGTCATATAGATGTTGTTCCTACAGGTAAAAACTGGGAAGTTGACCCATTTGTAGCTGATGTGGTTGATGGAGTTATTACTGCACGTGGTGCTCAGGATATGAAAAGTGGTGATGCTGCTTTTTTATATGCTTGTAAACACGCTACAAATTTTGATGGAACACTTTCTATTCTTCTTACAAGTGATGAAGAGGGTGAGGGAACTTATGGAACTATCAAAATGCTTGAGCATTTAAAGCAGATAAATTTTATTCCAAATTACGCAGTTGTAGCAGAACCAACTTGTGAAGAGGTATTTGGAGATGCTATAAAAGTAGGGCGAAGAGGAAGTATAAATGGATATATCACAATAAAAGGAAAACAAGGACACGCAGCATATCCTGAAAAGTGTATAAATCCTGTGCATAATTTTGCCGAGATTCTACCAAAAATCGCTGGAATAAATCTTGATAATGGAGATGAATATTTTGCTCCAAGTAAACTTGTAATAACTGATATTAGAGGTGGTATGGAAGTTACAAATGTAACTCCAAATGAATTAAAAATCATGTTTAATGTAAGAAACTCTACAAACACTACAAAAGAATCTGTGGAAAGCTTTATAAATGAAAATTTAAAAGGTTTGGAGTATGATTTTAGAACAACGCAAGGTTCATTTCCATTTGTTACAAATAAAGAATCAAAAGTAGTAAAAGCTATGGAAACTTCAATAAAAGAAGTTTTAGGAGTAACAACAAAACACTCAACACATGGTGGAACAAGTGACGCTAGATATTTTGGTAGTTTTGGGATAGAAGCTATAGAATTTGGTGTTATAAATGATACGATTCATAGTGTTGGTGAGAGAACAACTGTGAAAGAAGTTGAGGGATTGACTGCTGTTTTTGAGGATTTGATAAAAAAATTCTAA
- a CDS encoding DUF6858 family protein: MKQKIFKEKYHIFEIEYKKSELNFKSVDEIISALQVKIDAHPVLAFIAIFDQYKHTSSLEGGEINPNIKAAKNIVFCFGKELPTPEVLAVRPRSIGVCETQDSFILNFLEAPNEAANKTMEEFVKSLKSQKNLMGY; this comes from the coding sequence ATGAAACAAAAAATTTTTAAAGAAAAATACCATATTTTTGAAATAGAGTATAAAAAAAGTGAATTAAATTTTAAAAGTGTAGATGAGATTATCTCTGCATTACAAGTAAAAATTGATGCTCATCCAGTTTTAGCATTTATTGCTATTTTTGACCAATACAAACATACAAGTTCCCTTGAAGGTGGAGAGATCAATCCTAATATAAAAGCTGCAAAAAATATAGTTTTCTGTTTTGGAAAAGAGTTACCAACTCCTGAAGTTTTAGCAGTACGTCCACGAAGCATAGGAGTTTGTGAAACACAAGACTCATTTATTTTAAACTTTTTAGAAGCTCCAAATGAAGCTGCTAATAAAACTATGGAAGAGTTTGTAAAATCTTTAAAATCACAAAAAAATCTTATGGGATATTAA
- the xseB gene encoding exodeoxyribonuclease VII small subunit has translation MIDNKELEQVNFEEKILKAKELLEKLSNPQITLSDSIKLYKTGVNELEEAQKLLDEAKLIFSVENKN, from the coding sequence ATGATAGATAATAAAGAGTTAGAACAGGTTAATTTTGAAGAGAAAATATTAAAAGCAAAAGAGCTTTTAGAAAAACTTTCTAATCCACAAATCACACTTAGTGATTCAATAAAGCTTTATAAAACAGGAGTAAATGAGTTGGAAGAGGCTCAAAAATTACTTGATGAAGCAAAACTTATTTTTTCTGTTGAAAATAAAAACTAA
- the metX gene encoding homoserine O-acetyltransferase MetX, producing the protein MKIETKVEKFNEPLYLESGRLLESFEIIYETYGELNEDKSNVIIVCHALSGSHHAAGRYASEAKAGWWDKFIGDGKAIDTTKYFVICSNNIGSSYGSTCPMSIDPSTKKEYRLKFPVLAISDIVKAQMKLYKRLGISNAVAVVGGSMGGMQALCYAIEHPTFAKHIIALATTAYTRPWAIAFNKIAIEAIRHDPIFKNGNYKKDDPKALGLPGLAIGRMAGLICYLSPNLFNNKFGRDYASTDGLYELFGRFEVEKYLEYNAYSFPKFFDPLSYLYICKTMNIFDAGRNKDKLEDSFDKVQSNLHLIAFSDDMLFFPQEMEEIRDIMIKLGRENQVTYKLVESQSGHDSFLVEVEKFEDHVREILKDS; encoded by the coding sequence TTGAAAATAGAGACAAAAGTAGAAAAATTTAACGAACCTTTATATTTAGAAAGTGGAAGACTTTTAGAATCTTTTGAAATCATTTATGAAACTTATGGTGAACTTAATGAAGATAAATCAAATGTGATTATTGTTTGCCATGCACTTTCAGGAAGTCATCACGCAGCAGGAAGATATGCTTCTGAAGCAAAAGCTGGTTGGTGGGATAAATTTATAGGTGATGGTAAAGCAATAGATACAACAAAATATTTTGTTATTTGTTCAAATAATATTGGTTCTTCTTATGGTTCAACTTGTCCTATGAGTATTGATCCTAGTACAAAAAAAGAGTATAGATTAAAGTTTCCTGTTTTAGCAATTTCAGATATTGTAAAAGCACAAATGAAACTTTATAAAAGATTAGGGATTTCAAATGCAGTTGCAGTTGTTGGTGGAAGTATGGGAGGAATGCAGGCTTTATGTTATGCAATTGAACATCCAACTTTTGCAAAACATATTATTGCTCTTGCAACAACTGCATACACAAGACCTTGGGCAATAGCATTTAATAAAATAGCAATTGAAGCAATCAGACATGACCCTATATTTAAAAATGGTAATTATAAAAAAGATGACCCAAAAGCTTTAGGATTGCCAGGACTTGCAATAGGTAGAATGGCTGGGCTTATTTGTTATTTAAGTCCAAATTTGTTTAATAATAAATTTGGAAGAGATTATGCTTCAACAGATGGTTTATATGAGTTATTTGGAAGATTTGAAGTTGAGAAATATTTAGAGTACAACGCTTATAGTTTTCCTAAATTTTTTGATCCTTTATCATATTTGTATATTTGTAAAACAATGAACATTTTTGATGCGGGAAGAAATAAAGATAAGTTAGAAGATTCATTTGACAAGGTACAATCAAATCTTCATTTAATTGCATTTAGTGATGATATGCTATTTTTCCCACAAGAGATGGAAGAAATTAGAGATATTATGATAAAACTAGGACGAGAAAATCAAGTAACATATAAATTAGTTGAAAGCCAATCTGGACATGACTCTTTTTTAGTTGAAGTTGAGAAATTTGAAGATCATGTAAGAGAAATTTTAAAGGATAGTTAA
- a CDS encoding endonuclease MutS2 has translation MQDILKKLDLVDYIDSFSKLLAREKSIILEGDINLHHKHINELSKFDFKAPSKVENLDSALMHIQKQGILKIYEIFEFIKIINYFRYLKRFNFDGKMLEWLDKIIIPNEIIKISDYFDEKSNLKDGVNEDFDNIKYAISKNKEMIKQSLYKIINSTKIRTYLVDSQVHYINGEEALLVRGGFNHVLSGSVIDRSNSGFFYVVPHSISELKQKQSDLKNKQEEILFKICKEISSLFEKNLLFLKFLNKEFDRFDHYQARLFFAKAGDKNFILPSKNETNRLVDFCHPALHNAKPISIDFTKSVVMITGVNAGGKTMMLKSILSAVFLSKYLLPYKAHHDTVVSNFKSINAVLDDPQSVKNDISTFAGRMVEFSKLFASKNAIVGVDEIELGTDSDEAASLFKVIIEDLIQRDIKVIITTHHKRLAALMASNENVELIAALYDEENQKPTYEFLQGTIGRSYAFETASRYGIPYSVVKRAKEVYGDDKDKLNELIERSSSLEREYKQKIAKLDDEIANMQRITNNLKEQKEKLDEHIYSEKSKLHKEYSEARDEAKKAIKAKLVQESHQHLNIAHKKAKEIKIEKVQEIVEFAIGDRVKYRNTKGTIVSIKGSKAYIENDMGMKVQVNLSDLSRSGNPPPKIPTKKATVTIQKPETGSIKLDLHGQRADEAIENLDKFLSDALLAGFEEVLVYHGIGTGKLAFAVKEYLKKHPKVRGFEDAHPSSGGFGAKVIKL, from the coding sequence ATGCAAGATATATTAAAAAAATTAGACTTAGTTGATTATATAGATAGTTTTTCAAAACTATTAGCAAGAGAAAAATCAATAATTTTAGAAGGTGATATAAACCTTCATCATAAACATATAAATGAATTATCAAAATTTGATTTTAAAGCTCCTTCTAAAGTGGAAAATCTTGATTCAGCACTGATGCATATACAAAAACAAGGGATTTTAAAAATTTATGAAATTTTTGAATTTATTAAAATCATAAATTATTTTAGATATTTAAAAAGATTTAATTTTGATGGAAAAATGCTTGAGTGGCTTGATAAAATTATAATTCCAAATGAAATAATAAAAATATCAGACTATTTTGATGAAAAATCAAATTTAAAAGATGGTGTAAATGAAGATTTTGACAATATCAAATATGCTATTTCAAAAAACAAAGAGATGATAAAACAAAGTCTTTATAAGATAATAAACTCTACAAAAATAAGAACTTATTTAGTTGATTCTCAAGTTCATTATATAAATGGTGAAGAAGCATTACTTGTTCGAGGTGGTTTTAATCATGTATTAAGTGGTAGTGTAATTGATAGGTCAAATTCTGGATTTTTTTATGTTGTTCCTCATAGTATTTCTGAGCTAAAACAAAAACAGAGTGATTTAAAAAATAAACAAGAAGAGATTTTATTTAAAATCTGTAAAGAGATTTCCTCTTTATTTGAAAAAAATCTTCTATTTCTAAAGTTTTTAAACAAAGAGTTTGATAGGTTTGACCACTACCAAGCAAGGCTATTTTTTGCAAAAGCAGGGGATAAGAATTTTATTTTACCTTCAAAAAATGAGACAAATAGGCTTGTAGATTTTTGCCATCCAGCTTTACATAATGCTAAACCAATAAGCATAGATTTTACAAAATCAGTGGTTATGATAACAGGGGTAAATGCAGGGGGAAAAACAATGATGTTAAAATCTATTTTATCAGCTGTTTTTCTTTCAAAATATCTACTTCCATATAAAGCTCATCATGATACTGTTGTAAGTAATTTTAAATCAATAAATGCAGTTTTAGATGACCCCCAAAGTGTAAAAAATGATATTTCAACATTTGCAGGGCGAATGGTTGAGTTTTCAAAACTTTTTGCTTCAAAAAATGCGATTGTTGGAGTTGATGAGATAGAACTTGGAACTGATTCAGATGAAGCTGCAAGTTTGTTTAAAGTAATAATTGAAGATTTAATTCAAAGGGATATAAAAGTAATTATCACAACTCACCACAAAAGACTTGCAGCTTTAATGGCTTCAAATGAGAATGTTGAGTTAATAGCAGCTCTTTATGATGAAGAGAATCAAAAACCAACCTATGAGTTTTTACAAGGAACGATTGGAAGGTCTTACGCTTTTGAAACAGCTTCAAGATATGGAATACCTTATAGTGTTGTAAAAAGAGCAAAAGAGGTTTATGGAGATGATAAAGATAAATTAAATGAATTGATTGAAAGAAGTAGTTCTTTAGAGAGAGAATATAAACAAAAAATCGCAAAACTTGATGATGAGATTGCAAATATGCAAAGAATCACAAATAATCTAAAAGAGCAAAAAGAGAAACTAGATGAGCATATCTACTCTGAAAAATCAAAACTTCATAAAGAGTATAGTGAAGCAAGAGATGAGGCAAAAAAAGCAATAAAAGCAAAACTTGTACAAGAATCTCATCAACATTTAAATATAGCACACAAAAAAGCAAAAGAGATAAAAATTGAAAAAGTTCAAGAAATCGTAGAGTTTGCTATAGGCGATAGGGTAAAATATAGAAATACAAAAGGAACAATTGTTTCAATTAAAGGCTCAAAAGCTTATATTGAAAATGATATGGGAATGAAAGTTCAAGTAAACCTAAGTGATTTAAGTAGAAGTGGAAACCCACCTCCAAAAATTCCTACAAAAAAAGCAACTGTAACTATTCAAAAACCAGAAACTGGAAGTATAAAACTTGATTTACATGGACAAAGAGCCGATGAAGCTATTGAAAATCTTGATAAGTTTTTAAGTGATGCACTTCTTGCAGGTTTTGAAGAAGTTTTAGTTTATCATGGAATTGGAACAGGAAAATTAGCATTTGCTGTTAAAGAGTATTTGAAAAAACATCCAAAAGTAAGAGGTTTTGAAGATGCTCATCCAAGTAGTGGAGGATTTGGTGCTAAAGTTATAAAACTTTAG